The Coffea arabica cultivar ET-39 chromosome 3c, Coffea Arabica ET-39 HiFi, whole genome shotgun sequence genome contains a region encoding:
- the LOC113734926 gene encoding protein THYLAKOID ASSEMBLY 8-like, chloroplastic, whose translation MILMLGKSSNIEMAEQLFGEIEKEVLWPDTRTYTAVIGAYFRVKMIEKAMESYESMKGSGCVPDKLTFRILIKNLQKAGEKELIATVKKDCLSYIEYPEKFLEEVEKTYPKRRLLNVV comes from the exons ATGATCCTGATGTTGGGAAAGAGTAGCAATATTGAAATGGCTGAACAGCTTTTTGGTGAGATAGAGAAAGAAGTCCTATGGCCTGACACTAGAACATACACTGCGGTGATTGGAGCATATTTCCGTGTcaaaatgatagaaaaggcaatGGAGTCATATGAATCAATGAAGGGATCAGGTTGTGTTCCTGACAAGCTAACATTCAGGATCTTGATAAAGAACCTTCAAAAGGCTGGCGAAAAAGAACTTATAGCTACAGTGAAGAAAGATTGTCTTTCCTATATTGAGTACCCTGAGAAATTTCTTGAAGAGGTTGAAAAGACATAC CCAAAGCGAAGGTTACTCAACGTTGTTTGA